In [Phormidium] sp. ETS-05, the genomic window TATTGGCATACAGAGTTAGGCTTAAATGCGGTCACAACTTTAAACCAGATCGACCCAGCTAATTCTGAAGCTGTCAAGATTTTTACAGAAATATTATACATGAGTGATAACCCTGGGCAAAAATGGCGCTGCTCAAGCTCTAATTGCAATTGCACCTAATAATTATCAAGTTGGTAATCAATTAATTATTTTTTGGGAAAATTTTTTGGGAAGTGATAGCGATTTTGAAAAAGTTGAAGCGGCTAAAGCTATTGCCACTATTAATACTAGTCATTCTGGAGCTATTAAAATTTTAATTGAAAGTTTATTTGATATTCAATGGAAAGTATTGGATGTCAGAAATGAGGCAGAAATTTTACAAATTGCTAAGTTTGGAAGATTTAATTTCCCTCCACTAGAACCGAAAATAATTGATTTAAGTAATGAGGAAGACCAACTTACTTATATATTGAGCGATATCGAAAAAGGTAATTCAATTGCTATTGAAGGCTTGTTGGATTTAATCAAAAATTGTAGCAATCGACTGGCACAATATCATGCAATTTTAATCTTGGGTGAAATTGGTATTCAGAGAGATGATGTCATAGAAGTTTTAACGCAAGTGCAAAAAAATAGCCCATATTTGGATATTCGCCATCGAGCGATGGATAGTTTACTAAAAATTCAGCCAAATAATCTAGAGGTAATTCAAAACTTATGGGAAACTATACTTAATACTGATAACCCAGAAAAAATTAGAGACTGTGCTATTCGCAGCCTAGCATATATTGACATAAATGATACTAATAATGTTGCTAATCTACTTACTCTTGGTTTATTCGACAGTGATAATTGGCTGTGTCAAACTGCATTAGAAGTTATCGAAAAAATGGCCTAGGTTGTGAACAAATTATTGCAGCATTAGAAAACAAGTTAGATGCCGATACTGACATACAAATAAAATCAAGACTTTAGCCAAAATTCTGGCTAAAGTAAATCCAGGAAATCGTCTAGCTATTTTAACTTTAGCCAAATTCGATCCGGGTCGTCTGAAATTAGACTTAGACAGTGAGATTACCAAGAAAAATTCTGATCTAATTGATCCAAAAATTGGAATTCCTGACGATTTGTTGCCAGAGATACTCTCAATTTTACATAAAGTCATTCCTATTCAATCCCAAGATGGCAAAATACTCTGGTACTGTGCGCAAAAGATGCCTTACCCAGAATTTTATCAAGCGTGGCACGCTGAACCTACTGTGCATCCAGAAGTAGCGGATTACACGGCGGTGGGTTACTCTTCTATCGCTCAGAGTTTAAACCAGCAGGTTATACTCGATCGCCTCCCCCAAGAACTACAACCCACCAGCGAAACTTACCCATTGTGTATCAACATTGCAACATTAGCAGGTGTAACCGACACCAGCACGATCGCGCAAGAATTCTGCAACAAAATTTACACAGTGGCATTTCCCGATCACACCCACATCCCGGAAGTTAACAACGCGGCGCAGCTCAAACGTTGGGTTCCTAAAATTAGGCAACAACTGGCCAAACCAAACCTGGTTTTAATTATAACAGGTTGCAAACAAGAGCAAAATTTAGTGAATTTCTGCCACCAAATCAGTGACGCTTTCCACATCGCCTGGATAACTGATGAACCGGTATCACCACCTTGGCGGGGATTTCTACCACATCAGCAGAATTTATCAGATGTGATTCAAACCTGGATGGATGAGATTGGTTAAGGGAGAGACAAGAGAGGCAATTGCTTTCTGCAATTCCCCTCTGGTTTGTATTGCGAGAGGATCAATTGCTATTCTGAGTTAAAGTCTTTGATTAACTTAACTAACAGTGTAGTCAGGTTAATGTTGGTAGTGAATGCTTTCAAATTGCCTCCCTCAATACTCTGAATCGGAGGGCTTTAGCCAAAACCACAACTCTGTTTGGGCTAAAGCCCAACTACGAACCTGGGAGAGCCGTGGGGGCACGGCGTCATTTGTGCCGCAGAAAGAAACAGGGTTTCTTCAAGAAACCCTGTTTCTCAGAGGGCTAAAGCACAACTACGAACAGGTTTATTCTGGTTCGTTGGTATTCAATTTGGGGGGACGTTTGAAGGTGAAGGTAAAGGTGTCCCCGCTGGCGATGCAGGCGCGGATTTCGTCGTAGAGGGGATGTTTGCCAACCCCACTGAGATAAGCCCACGCACGAGCGCGAGTCATAGCGACAAATATCTGGTTGCGGAGGTTGATGTCAAGTTCATTTTTGGCGATGTTGTCTAGTCCTACGATGTAAACCAGGTTGGCTTCGTTGCCTTTGGCGCGGTGAATGCGGGAGACGGTGACGCCGCCGGGATACCAAAAGCGATCGGGGTTGTTGTCGGGATATTTGGGATTAAGTTGATTCAGTTTGTTGCCAGTGGGAATGTAGATATCGATGCCATAGTCGATTAAAAATGTGGCCACGGTGGTTTCTAATTCTATGGCTTGGTAGGTGGAACCTAAAACGATGACTAAAATATCTTTACTCGGTTGCAGTCCGTCGCCGCTGAGGTTTTGCTGGATGTTTTCGGCTAAGGCGGCTAATTCTTGCTGACGGGAGTCATAGGTGTGGAATTCCAACACTGGTTTACCCCAAAGTTGCGGGATGGGGTTGGGGGAATTGTCCGGGGGACGGTGGAGGATGATTTGCTGTCCGGGGGGACTGAAGCTGCCTTGGGTGACTTGATAGCCGATCGCTTCCCAGCTTTGTTTGGTGGTGATACCGGAGAGCATGCCTTGGGGACGGAGCAAACCC contains:
- a CDS encoding HEAT repeat domain-containing protein, which gives rise to MITLGKNGAAQALIAIAPNNYQVGNQLIIFWENFLGSDSDFEKVEAAKAIATINTSHSGAIKILIESLFDIQWKVLDVRNEAEILQIAKFGRFNFPPLEPKIIDLSNEEDQLTYILSDIEKGNSIAIEGLLDLIKNCSNRLAQYHAILILGEIGIQRDDVIEVLTQVQKNSPYLDIRHRAMDSLLKIQPNNLEVIQNLWETILNTDNPEKIRDCAIRSLAYIDINDTNNVANLLTLGLFDSDNWLCQTALEVIEKMA